The following are encoded together in the Bicyclus anynana chromosome 2, ilBicAnyn1.1, whole genome shotgun sequence genome:
- the LOC112043196 gene encoding uncharacterized protein LOC112043196 isoform X1 gives MARWCTLALCAMVACSTAIETTSRFKPKKPRSADLQPGQQAEADEMVNHLIQWIQGLYQQKNRKARQYFGGKPERPRPFEPPSYLPPLGYPPSGNRPTPSYSEGPSSSSPSYSPSSPFLPSQPSYQPPQTEEQPFQPSQPPYSPSQPSYQPSQPTQPSYQPSQPSQPPYQPSQPSQPPYQSSQPSQPSYQPSQPSQPSYQPSQPTQPSYEPSQPSQPSYQPSQPDYQPSRPSQPNYEPSQPTSPSYNPSQPDTDEPSQPENPENGDNENRPPQNILPVPVPDDDDRHPPHIHDITVDCGKQMMTINIEFNKAYNGIIYSQDHFKDSDCVYVKENSNQIKYSFTVSLNKCGTRFFSDFENEGQAYLENVLVLQNEPGIQEVWDHIRRVRCLWEGNLTKQLVSSLSVGMLNQITSNFSGDTAMARLDIQTGKGPFAPEANGLVKIGEIMTLVVSVTGDAGFDILVRECVARDSGNNHLVPLTDANGCVLKPKLFGAFQKTRETGNTGASVIAFAFFNAFKFPDEMDLIIQCDVELCKTDCEVCPNPGSTEPRRKRRDIIHFGNKTYEPVTTVEKGLRVVFAEDLPEDTGICISTSSALWGGLLVIAGSLISSLAVSFCWHRSRGSVKFL, from the exons aacCGAAAAAACCTAGGAGTG CTGATCTTCAACCTGGGCAACAAGCTGAAGCGGATGAAATGGTGAATCATCTTATTCAGTGGATTCAAGGACTATATCAGCAGAAGAATAGGAAAG CTCGTCAATACTTTGGAGGCAAGCCAGAGAGGCCAAGACCATTTGAACCTCCATCTTATCTTCCCCCACTTGGTTACCCACCGTCAGGTAACCGGCCGACACCCTCGTATAGTGAAGGACCTTCATCTTCAAGTCCATCCTATTCGCCTAGCTCACCTTTCCTACCAAGTCAACCTTCGTATCAGCCACCTCAAACTGAAGAACAGCCCTTCCAACCTAGTCAGCCACCGTACTCACCAAGTCAACCTTCTTATCAACCAAGTCAACCAACTCAGCCTTCTTATCAACCTAGCCAACCTTCTCAACCTCCTTATCAACCCAGCCAACCATCACAACCTCCTTATCAATCCAGCCAACCATCTCAACCTTCTTATCAGCCCAGTCAGCCGTCACAACCATCCTATCAACCAAGTCAACCAACGCAACCTTCATACGAACCAAGTCAACCTTCACAGCCAAGTTACCAGCCAAGTCAACCTGATTACCAGCCTAGTCGACCATCACAGCCTAATTATGAACCTAGTCAACCAACTTCTCCGAGTTACAATCCCAGTCAGCCTGATACAGATGAGCCAAGCCAACCAGAAAATCCAGAAAATGGAGATAACGAAAATAGACCTCCACAGAATATATTGCCAGTACCAGTtccagatgatgatgatcgacACCCTCCGCATATTCATGATATAACTGTAGATTGTGGCAAACAAATGATGACTATAAACATTGAGTTTAATAAAGCTTACAACGGTATTATCTACTCACAAGACCATTTCAAGGACTCTGATTGTGTTTATGTTAAAGAAAATTCGAaccaaattaaatattcttttactgTTAGTCTTAATAAATGCGGAACAAGATTTTTCagcgattttgaaaatgaaGGTCAAGCTTATTTGGAAAATGTTCTGGTGCTTCAAAACGAACCAGGTATCCAAGAAGTATGGGATCACATTCGTAGAGTCAGATGTCTCTGGGAAGGAAATCTAACTAAACAGTTAGTTTCATCTTTAAGTGTCGGAATGTTGAATCAAATCACTAGTAACTTCAGTGGAGATACTGCGATGGCAAGACTAGATATTCAAACTGGTAAAGGACCTTTTGCACCCGAAGCAAATGGCTTAGTGAAGATCGGAGAAATTATGACACTCGTTGTATCTGTAACTGGTGATGCAGGTTTTGACATTTTAGTAAGAGAGTGTGTAGCTAGAGATTCTGGAAATAATCATCTTGTTCCATTGACTGATGCTAATGGATGCGTGCTAAAACCAAAACTTTTTGGGGCTTTCCAAAAGACACGGGAAACTGGAAACACAGGTGCTTCCGTCATTGCATTTGCGTTCTTTAATGCATTCAAATTTCCAGATGAAATGGATTTGATCATTCAATGTGATGTTGAACTATGCAAAACTGATTGTGAAGTCTGCCCTAATCCTGGTAGTACTGAGCCAAGAAGAAAAAGGCGCGACATAAttcattttggaaataaaaCATACGAGCCCGTGACTACCGTCGAAAAGGGTCTCAGAGTAGTCTTTGCTGAAGACTTGCCTGAGGACACTGGAATTTGCATTTCAACGAGCTCGGCTCTATGGGGAGGATTGTTAGTAATTGCTGGATCTTTAATAAGTAGTTTAGCTGTGTCTTTCTGTTGGCACAGATCACGAGGATCCGTGAAGTTTTTGTAA
- the LOC112043196 gene encoding uncharacterized protein LOC112043196 isoform X3 — protein sequence MARWCTLALCAMVACSTAIETTSRFTRQYFGGKPERPRPFEPPSYLPPLGYPPSGNRPTPSYSEGPSSSSPSYSPSSPFLPSQPSYQPPQTEEQPFQPSQPPYSPSQPSYQPSQPTQPSYQPSQPSQPPYQPSQPSQPPYQSSQPSQPSYQPSQPSQPSYQPSQPTQPSYEPSQPSQPSYQPSQPDYQPSRPSQPNYEPSQPTSPSYNPSQPDTDEPSQPENPENGDNENRPPQNILPVPVPDDDDRHPPHIHDITVDCGKQMMTINIEFNKAYNGIIYSQDHFKDSDCVYVKENSNQIKYSFTVSLNKCGTRFFSDFENEGQAYLENVLVLQNEPGIQEVWDHIRRVRCLWEGNLTKQLVSSLSVGMLNQITSNFSGDTAMARLDIQTGKGPFAPEANGLVKIGEIMTLVVSVTGDAGFDILVRECVARDSGNNHLVPLTDANGCVLKPKLFGAFQKTRETGNTGASVIAFAFFNAFKFPDEMDLIIQCDVELCKTDCEVCPNPGSTEPRRKRRDIIHFGNKTYEPVTTVEKGLRVVFAEDLPEDTGICISTSSALWGGLLVIAGSLISSLAVSFCWHRSRGSVKFL from the coding sequence CTCGTCAATACTTTGGAGGCAAGCCAGAGAGGCCAAGACCATTTGAACCTCCATCTTATCTTCCCCCACTTGGTTACCCACCGTCAGGTAACCGGCCGACACCCTCGTATAGTGAAGGACCTTCATCTTCAAGTCCATCCTATTCGCCTAGCTCACCTTTCCTACCAAGTCAACCTTCGTATCAGCCACCTCAAACTGAAGAACAGCCCTTCCAACCTAGTCAGCCACCGTACTCACCAAGTCAACCTTCTTATCAACCAAGTCAACCAACTCAGCCTTCTTATCAACCTAGCCAACCTTCTCAACCTCCTTATCAACCCAGCCAACCATCACAACCTCCTTATCAATCCAGCCAACCATCTCAACCTTCTTATCAGCCCAGTCAGCCGTCACAACCATCCTATCAACCAAGTCAACCAACGCAACCTTCATACGAACCAAGTCAACCTTCACAGCCAAGTTACCAGCCAAGTCAACCTGATTACCAGCCTAGTCGACCATCACAGCCTAATTATGAACCTAGTCAACCAACTTCTCCGAGTTACAATCCCAGTCAGCCTGATACAGATGAGCCAAGCCAACCAGAAAATCCAGAAAATGGAGATAACGAAAATAGACCTCCACAGAATATATTGCCAGTACCAGTtccagatgatgatgatcgacACCCTCCGCATATTCATGATATAACTGTAGATTGTGGCAAACAAATGATGACTATAAACATTGAGTTTAATAAAGCTTACAACGGTATTATCTACTCACAAGACCATTTCAAGGACTCTGATTGTGTTTATGTTAAAGAAAATTCGAaccaaattaaatattcttttactgTTAGTCTTAATAAATGCGGAACAAGATTTTTCagcgattttgaaaatgaaGGTCAAGCTTATTTGGAAAATGTTCTGGTGCTTCAAAACGAACCAGGTATCCAAGAAGTATGGGATCACATTCGTAGAGTCAGATGTCTCTGGGAAGGAAATCTAACTAAACAGTTAGTTTCATCTTTAAGTGTCGGAATGTTGAATCAAATCACTAGTAACTTCAGTGGAGATACTGCGATGGCAAGACTAGATATTCAAACTGGTAAAGGACCTTTTGCACCCGAAGCAAATGGCTTAGTGAAGATCGGAGAAATTATGACACTCGTTGTATCTGTAACTGGTGATGCAGGTTTTGACATTTTAGTAAGAGAGTGTGTAGCTAGAGATTCTGGAAATAATCATCTTGTTCCATTGACTGATGCTAATGGATGCGTGCTAAAACCAAAACTTTTTGGGGCTTTCCAAAAGACACGGGAAACTGGAAACACAGGTGCTTCCGTCATTGCATTTGCGTTCTTTAATGCATTCAAATTTCCAGATGAAATGGATTTGATCATTCAATGTGATGTTGAACTATGCAAAACTGATTGTGAAGTCTGCCCTAATCCTGGTAGTACTGAGCCAAGAAGAAAAAGGCGCGACATAAttcattttggaaataaaaCATACGAGCCCGTGACTACCGTCGAAAAGGGTCTCAGAGTAGTCTTTGCTGAAGACTTGCCTGAGGACACTGGAATTTGCATTTCAACGAGCTCGGCTCTATGGGGAGGATTGTTAGTAATTGCTGGATCTTTAATAAGTAGTTTAGCTGTGTCTTTCTGTTGGCACAGATCACGAGGATCCGTGAAGTTTTTGTAA
- the LOC112043196 gene encoding uncharacterized protein LOC112043196 isoform X2: protein MARWCTLALCAMVACSTAIETTSRFTDLQPGQQAEADEMVNHLIQWIQGLYQQKNRKARQYFGGKPERPRPFEPPSYLPPLGYPPSGNRPTPSYSEGPSSSSPSYSPSSPFLPSQPSYQPPQTEEQPFQPSQPPYSPSQPSYQPSQPTQPSYQPSQPSQPPYQPSQPSQPPYQSSQPSQPSYQPSQPSQPSYQPSQPTQPSYEPSQPSQPSYQPSQPDYQPSRPSQPNYEPSQPTSPSYNPSQPDTDEPSQPENPENGDNENRPPQNILPVPVPDDDDRHPPHIHDITVDCGKQMMTINIEFNKAYNGIIYSQDHFKDSDCVYVKENSNQIKYSFTVSLNKCGTRFFSDFENEGQAYLENVLVLQNEPGIQEVWDHIRRVRCLWEGNLTKQLVSSLSVGMLNQITSNFSGDTAMARLDIQTGKGPFAPEANGLVKIGEIMTLVVSVTGDAGFDILVRECVARDSGNNHLVPLTDANGCVLKPKLFGAFQKTRETGNTGASVIAFAFFNAFKFPDEMDLIIQCDVELCKTDCEVCPNPGSTEPRRKRRDIIHFGNKTYEPVTTVEKGLRVVFAEDLPEDTGICISTSSALWGGLLVIAGSLISSLAVSFCWHRSRGSVKFL, encoded by the exons CTGATCTTCAACCTGGGCAACAAGCTGAAGCGGATGAAATGGTGAATCATCTTATTCAGTGGATTCAAGGACTATATCAGCAGAAGAATAGGAAAG CTCGTCAATACTTTGGAGGCAAGCCAGAGAGGCCAAGACCATTTGAACCTCCATCTTATCTTCCCCCACTTGGTTACCCACCGTCAGGTAACCGGCCGACACCCTCGTATAGTGAAGGACCTTCATCTTCAAGTCCATCCTATTCGCCTAGCTCACCTTTCCTACCAAGTCAACCTTCGTATCAGCCACCTCAAACTGAAGAACAGCCCTTCCAACCTAGTCAGCCACCGTACTCACCAAGTCAACCTTCTTATCAACCAAGTCAACCAACTCAGCCTTCTTATCAACCTAGCCAACCTTCTCAACCTCCTTATCAACCCAGCCAACCATCACAACCTCCTTATCAATCCAGCCAACCATCTCAACCTTCTTATCAGCCCAGTCAGCCGTCACAACCATCCTATCAACCAAGTCAACCAACGCAACCTTCATACGAACCAAGTCAACCTTCACAGCCAAGTTACCAGCCAAGTCAACCTGATTACCAGCCTAGTCGACCATCACAGCCTAATTATGAACCTAGTCAACCAACTTCTCCGAGTTACAATCCCAGTCAGCCTGATACAGATGAGCCAAGCCAACCAGAAAATCCAGAAAATGGAGATAACGAAAATAGACCTCCACAGAATATATTGCCAGTACCAGTtccagatgatgatgatcgacACCCTCCGCATATTCATGATATAACTGTAGATTGTGGCAAACAAATGATGACTATAAACATTGAGTTTAATAAAGCTTACAACGGTATTATCTACTCACAAGACCATTTCAAGGACTCTGATTGTGTTTATGTTAAAGAAAATTCGAaccaaattaaatattcttttactgTTAGTCTTAATAAATGCGGAACAAGATTTTTCagcgattttgaaaatgaaGGTCAAGCTTATTTGGAAAATGTTCTGGTGCTTCAAAACGAACCAGGTATCCAAGAAGTATGGGATCACATTCGTAGAGTCAGATGTCTCTGGGAAGGAAATCTAACTAAACAGTTAGTTTCATCTTTAAGTGTCGGAATGTTGAATCAAATCACTAGTAACTTCAGTGGAGATACTGCGATGGCAAGACTAGATATTCAAACTGGTAAAGGACCTTTTGCACCCGAAGCAAATGGCTTAGTGAAGATCGGAGAAATTATGACACTCGTTGTATCTGTAACTGGTGATGCAGGTTTTGACATTTTAGTAAGAGAGTGTGTAGCTAGAGATTCTGGAAATAATCATCTTGTTCCATTGACTGATGCTAATGGATGCGTGCTAAAACCAAAACTTTTTGGGGCTTTCCAAAAGACACGGGAAACTGGAAACACAGGTGCTTCCGTCATTGCATTTGCGTTCTTTAATGCATTCAAATTTCCAGATGAAATGGATTTGATCATTCAATGTGATGTTGAACTATGCAAAACTGATTGTGAAGTCTGCCCTAATCCTGGTAGTACTGAGCCAAGAAGAAAAAGGCGCGACATAAttcattttggaaataaaaCATACGAGCCCGTGACTACCGTCGAAAAGGGTCTCAGAGTAGTCTTTGCTGAAGACTTGCCTGAGGACACTGGAATTTGCATTTCAACGAGCTCGGCTCTATGGGGAGGATTGTTAGTAATTGCTGGATCTTTAATAAGTAGTTTAGCTGTGTCTTTCTGTTGGCACAGATCACGAGGATCCGTGAAGTTTTTGTAA